CCTCAAGACAAATAAGATCATGCCATATAGCAAGCTGCTGTTCTGGAACATGCGCGCACAAATGCACACATGACACATACTTGCACATATAAAATATGTGGTTTTTTTAGAACAATAATATGTGGTTATTCTCAAGCAATGCACCATGcatgatcaaaatatatatgtggacCGCTCCTATCACTCCACATGCCATAGAAAAACTTGGATTTAAATACATTTATAATAGAAGTGGTTAAATATAGAAgggtaaaattatatatgtaaggaAACTATTATTGCAATTATAATAATGCATGAAGTAGTATATTATTGTGgtaattatttatagtcaagaactattttatattttaataacaGCATGCCTAAAAAATAATTCTAGAATTCTAGAATACCATCATAAGTACATCCGTATCATGAGTGTATCTAAAGCTAGCGGTTTTGCCCTTTTTGTTTATTTACACGTGTACGGAAGGAAAGCAAACTAGCCTAGGACGCACACTAGTGTGTGTTTGGTTAGCGCCTTTCTCATGGGGCATGTCACCTACCATCTGTCGTATGGGACCGATGGCTTGGAGCCTCCGCCATACACCTTGCAGAGGGGGCAAGTGTAGCATGCACCATCAATACATATAATAGATAGCAGTTTTGCCTTTTTATTGCTCACGCGTGTACGGGAGGAGAAACGATATGTAGTGGGTTCCGTGCACTCATGAATCGGCCTAGGTTGCACGATCAGTATGTGGTGGTTGGCGACTGTCGTAGGGGGCACGCCACCTAGGGCCTGCCATGTGTTGGTCCGATGGCTTGATCTCTTAGCCAAAAGAGTGTGCGGCGCGCGTGACTATAACATGCATGTCCTTCAAGCAGCCAACTCAGACAATGTCCACAAAAGGAATGAGTAATTggaaataaaaaactaaaataaaatgtaaaaaatacaaataacattaatgcagtaaaaaactataaataaaatacaaattaaGTTAGGTAAAGTTGtgcaaaggtaaaaaaaaattatagaaaaaggaaagaaaaaaaggtggACAACATTAGGATATTTGGCCTTTTGATGATACAACAAATTTCACCGGAGTGGCAAAAACAATTTTTAAGACAAATATGATCTGCAATATGTTACATAGGAATTTGAggtaaataaaatagaaaacgAAAAATAGTACTTAACAGAAAAATTAAACATAGAAAAtaggataaaaaataataattgaaaCTCAAAAACTAGACAAAATTGGTGTTTTTTGAGACCTTCAAAATTCTAAGTGCTGATGTGCGAATAGTTTATTATAGATAGCGACACGTAATATCAGGAAGTAACATCtttacttattttataaatatataaatgatcTATCCCTTAGCCAACAAGCCTTCCGGCAAGTACATATGACTATCATATATGATCTatttctaataaaatatttaaaattcatATAGGTTCCATTGAAATGTACAAACCCGTTAGAATATTATGGGAATCCCTAAGCTATAGGCTATGAGTGATATTCGGTTTGAAGAAATTTCACGAAAATTTAGAGGAATTGGATGTTGCCTACGAAAGTCCTTTAATTCTTTTCGTTCCAAAGGATCGCTATATTTAGGATGCGCCGATCTTGTACTGACAGTCTGACACATAGACGAACCGACCTCAAACTCGCAGGTAGTCCAAAAACCGAGTGTAAGAAGCTGGGGGTAGCCTACCAGTTTTGCTCCTTACCTTGGTTTGGTGGATCCAAGGCAAGCAAACGAACGGCTGCGAAGCAGCATAGCATGTGGGCCCACCCCCCTCGATGCTCGTACAACAGCTGCTAGCTCACGTGGCAAAAGTGGGCCACATCACATGTGGCACGCTGCCACTCGCGAGGCCCCGGATTTTCCCTCGTGGGGACGGATGGCTCGCGATGCcacatcgccaccgccgtccgtaCGTGCTGCAACCCTGCACCGCACAGCACGGGATGGGACGTCGGGAAGGAGAAATTTGGACGGGCGAGAATTGAAGAAGTGGCAACAAGCAGCGGGTCCGCGGATTCATCTGCATGGAAATCTCATGAGATGCATCTAATATGCTCTCTCTGTCTGTCTCTCAATCTCCGAGCAACGAATATGCTTCTCACCTCCAGAATCCTGCCAAATTTCGTAGGGCGCTATCACGCGATTCATGGTTCGAGGGTGATCGTTCGAGGGTGAAAACGAACGGTCGAGAGAACACTGTAAACtatttttaaatcattttttctcttaaCACACAAAATTAGCGCTAGAAATGAACGGGCTATTGGAAAATTTGGAGATGAAAGCATCCGAGTTCAGTGGCGAAGCTTGGAACTCATGAGGGGGACCGACTTGATaagtgaaaaaagaaatagagtaaaaaaaatatacgtgaATTTGGAGGTTCTTCATAACCAATATATCATatcaacataaaaaatatacacatgaTAGTTTAAGATAGGCTCATATATAGCTATGTACTGTATATATTTATTCATTTCAATTTAGCATTACGAGTAGATGGATCATAGTTAGTGATAATAGTCGAgcttaaaaaggaaaacacatTAGCTTGATTATGGCAAAATGAGCGGCAAACTATCTAtagtttttctctaaaaaaaactaagtatgagctattccctccatttcaaaatataagacacaaccatcacaaacacaaaaatcaacaaaaagtTATTATCAACTTTTCGTTTGGATCACTcgaataaatataatatatacaccTAACATAATTAGAAATCCCTAAAATTTAGGaattaaaaaacatttttaggAGAGGggagatgttaattaattgtatgcatgCTTGCCTGCCTTGTACTATGAAgcatttactatatatattttaaaatggagggaataaTACATTTTAAGAAATTTAAACTAAAATGTTAGCCGCGTGTAAACAATACAATATAACTATTAGATATTACTCAGCTGtgttccaaaagaaaaaaattgactgTTATGCCTACGTAAAGACATTTGGTGCTTTTGATTAGGGATTGATTAGGTAGTATAGCGTATCATTCTTGCTAAACatatgtatgtacgtacgtgGCTAGATAATATCTGTGTCACCTAAAACTAACCTCTACTCGCCGATTTTAAGAGGGGGAGGCCAGGCCTCCTCCCGCCTCTTGGCTTCTACCCCGTCCGAGTTGGAACATGTTGAATGTGGATAGAAttgattgagcgagagagaATTGAACACAAATAGAGCGAATCGATCGATTTCTCATTGATCAACAGTACATTTATATAATGTAAAGCTATGTCAACCGCAGGGGACGCGATGTTTGGGAACATCGTGACGGTTGTCGAGAGGGACgccaaagggagagagaggagagcgatCTCCTCTTCTCAACCGGTTAGATTAGGAACCGTTGTTCCTATTTCCTTGGGTGGATGAGATCACCCGTAGTTTCTTAACACTCCCCCTCGATCGAATCAACCTGTGATCATTGCTCATTTATTGTTCCAAATATATGTAAAGATAATCttagaaaataattatagttAAATACATCACGTAAAACTCTTCGAAAATCCAGTGGGAAAAATAAGGAGAGAACCGTGAtatattattgactatttttaGATCTCTATGAGTAAAGCTCATAGTATGATCCAAAATAGTATAATGTCTACAGTTATCATTTAGTAAAAACCCCAGTGGGGAAAAGCCAAATGATAAGACATATAATCTTATGTTGATATTACCTCGTTAAAAACTTTGGATGAGAAAACCTAAAGGGTAAAACtcatacaaaggaaaaagagtatAATATGATGAAAAGAGGTTATTTTCCAGAGGAAGATACTCCCCCTAAATCCTGCAAATTTTTAATTCGTCTCATACCAATTCCTTCGACACATTTAAAGAATGTGGAGTATGGCAgagattttgtgaataaatcagCAAGATTATCACATGACTTAGTTTGCAAGATATTTATCTCTCCATGTTGCTGAAGCTCATGAGGATAAAATAATTTGGGAGCAATATGCTTAGTGATGCTGCTCTTAATATAACCAGTTTCCATCTGAACAACACAAGCAGCATTATCTTCATAGATAATGGTAGGTGATTCTAATGAACCAATACCTCAAGATGTTAATATGTGGTTAACCATTCTGCGAAGCCATATACATTCATGTGATGCCTCatataatgcaattatttcAGAATGATTTGTGGAAGTGGCTACCAGAGTCTGCTTAGAAGACTTCCATGAAATAGCAGTTCCACCTTGTAAAAATACGAATCCTGTTTGTGATTTGGCGTTGTGGGGATCAGATAGATAGCCAACATCAGTATACCCAATTAAAGTCGAATCTtggttctttttaaagaaaagtccaaGATCTCTTGTGCCATTAAGATATCGAAAGACATTCTTAACTCCAGTCCAATGGCATTTGGTAGGAGCAGCGCTGTATCTTGCTAATAGATTTACCAAGAAAGCAATATCCGGCCTCGTACTATTTGCAAGATACATGAGTGCGCCAATAGCACTAAGATATGGAAAATCAGGTCCAAACACATCCTCACCATCTTCCTTTGGTCTAAATGGATCTTTCTCCACCATAGGGGTTTTGGAAGGATATGACTTGTCCAtattaaatttctccaaaattttctaggtatatgaattttGGTGCACAAGGATTCTAGAAGGTAAATGCTCAAGTTGTAGACCTAAGCAAAATTTGGTttgacccaaatccttcatctcaaattccgtcTTTAAATGATGACGTGCTTAATTAATATCTTGTGTATTGCCAATGATGTTGAGATCATCGACATATACCGAGATAATACAAAATCCTAAGGGGGACTTTTTGATAAAGACGCACGGGGAATCATCATTTTTAGTGTATCCTTTTAGCGAAAGGAATTCACTTAATCGGTTGTACCACATCCTACCCTATTGTTTTAAGCCATAAAGTGACTTCTGCAACTTAACACAACACATGTTACGATTTACCTTTCGATTCGAGATGTCGATTCCGTCAGGAACCTTCATGTAAATATCAGAATCAAGTGACCCATAAAGGTATGCTGTCACTACGTCCATCAACTGCATAAATAGACGATTTTGTACTGCCAATGATATTAAATATCGGAAAGTTATACCACTCATAACTGGAGAGTAAGTTTCGTTGAAATCAATGCCAGGTTTTTGTGTAAAACCTTGTGCTACAAGCCTTGCTTTATATCTCACCACCTCGTTGTTTTCATTCCATTTCCGGACGAAAACCCATTTGTATCCCACAGGAAAGATACCACGAGGAGTAGGCATTACAGTCGAGAATACATCTCTTTTGTAAAGTGAGGCTAATTATGCGTCAATTGCGTCCTGCCATTTGTTCCAGTCAGAGCGCTTTTGGCACTCTTTTATAGACCTAGGTTCTGGATCAACTTGTAGGCAATCAACAATTTGTTCAGAAAAATTAATGTCGGCAATTGTAGCTCTTCTATCAAAAGATTCTCCAGTTTCAGAGTAGTTGATGGCAATTTCATCAACCCCTATAGACTCATCGTGATCTCCCGAAACAATGTGTCTATGGTCTTCCGAATTCCTAGTCTCAGCATTGTGCACCACCGAGCTAGGTTGCAGACCATCACGATCTGCTTGATATATAGTATCAATTTGGTGTGTACCAACTAAAGGTTGGTTTGCATTTACCGTCTTTCTTTGCTTATTAGCAATTGTTTCTCGCTGAGTGGCcatacttcttcctctctttttagtgAGTGGAAGTTGAGTGGTTTTATTTGGTACCTCCACTCTTTCTGGTGCATTCTGAGCGGGAATGAAAGATTTAGTCACACCTTTATAATTGGTAAATGCATCTGGCAGGTTATTTGCAAGTCTttgcaaatgtataattttctgaacttgAAGTTCAGTTTCAGTAGTACGTGGATCTAAGGCTGGAATACCCTGGGCATCCCAATCAATTTCCTGGCATTCTTTCTGGTACTTGAAGTCTCCCCCTAATGCCGGGAAATGTTCCTCATCAAAGATAGAGTCAATGAACTGGGTAGTAAATAGATCACCTGTTAAGGGTTCTAAATACTTTATGATCGACGGAGATTTGAATCCCACATAGATCCCCACTTCCCTGTGTGGGCCCATAGCGGTATGCTGTGGTGGTGAGATCGGTATGTATACAGCACAACCGAACGTACgcaaatgggaaatacttggagGATTTCCACGTACTAACTGCATTGGGGAAGTTTCATGATATGCAGTTGGTCGTATTTggacaaggtcagcagcgtgcaGAACTGCATGACCCCAACACGACGAAGGTAATTTGCAATTCATCAATAATGGTCAAGCAATAAGCTTAATTCTTTTGATCAACGATTCAGCCAAACCATTTTGTATGTGGACATATGGAACAGAGTGCTGAACCTGAATTCCCAATGCCATACAATAGTCATCGAAAGCATGAGATGTAAATTCGGCAGCATTGTCCATACAGATTGATTGAATCCTATGTTCAGGGTAATTTGCCTTTAGCCTTATAGTTTGAGACATTAATTTGGCAAAGGCGTGGTTTCGTGTCGATAGAAGACACACATGAGACCATCTAGTAGATGCGTCAATTAAAACCATAAAGTACCTGAACGGTCCAGATCTTGGCACAATAGGCCCATAGATATCTCTTTGAATGCGTTCAAGGAATTTAAGTGGTTCGGCTCTGATTTTGAGATAAGATGGTCTTAAAATCAGTTTCCCAGTAGCACATGCAGTGCATACGAAATCAAAGGATTTGGGAAATTTGTCAGTGATCAAATGATGACCAATAGAGTTGCcaataatttttctcatcatctCGATACCGGGGTGCCCAAGTCGATCATGCCAAGTGTGGAATgcatcaacattttgaaaaattactttGTACGCAACATGTGCAATGGGCTTAATGTATGTATAGTACAATCCCGATGTGAGAGATGGAATTTTCTCGCAAATGCGTTTGCCATATCCGTTTTGTTTggttaagagaagaaattcttctCGATTATGCATATGGGTTTCTATGTGAAACCCATTTTGACGGATATCTCTATAACTTAATAGGGTACGGGTTGAATCAGGATACAATAAAGCATCCTCGATTGTAATTTGTGTACCCATTAGGAATGTAATAGTTGCTCGTCATGAGCCAACTATCACAGTATCGCGCCGAGCGATAGTCAAAACtttgccttctctctttttgagaGTTTGAAAGTATTTGATCTCCCTAAGTATAGAGTTTGTAGTACCACTGTCCACAAGACATAATTCCTCTCCAATCGGAGCGATATCCTTAGACATCTATAATGAAAGAAGAATTGCTTGATTAAGAATTCTTtatccaatatatatacatacatagaataattaaaacatcaaatacataGTATGACGTTTACATATGTTAAAAGTACATACTCTAATGACTAGCAAGCCATACAACCTTACAATATAAGGGAGTTCGTACTTATCTACTTATTATAACCATATTGTTTGGCAAACTTATAGGATATCAATATACTATTTCAAGCACACTAAGATaagagcagcttcatctccaagTGGGACACACCGAGATTATTGCAAATCTTCAAGTGGGTCCGTTGAGCAGTATTCGATGAACATATCGTCCATCACAGAGAGTGGAGCGACATCTTCTGGGAGAACATTGAGGTTGCTCTCTGGTTCAACAGGAGCCTGGTGAGAACTTGCAACCTCAGGGCGCTCTTCATTTGTAAGATTGAAGTGGGCTTCAAATCTTGGGTTCTCAGAAGATTTTTTGTCCTTGAGGGATTTTTGGTACAAGAGAACAAGATGTTTCGAGATGTGGCAGTCTTTAGCGACATGAGTGTTAGATCCACACCTGTTGCAATGCTTTTTGCCATTGCTACGAGGTTGTGGTGCCTTAcccttcccttttcctttctttcgaCCCTTGAATTTGCGCCTGTTGTTGCATTTGCGCTTTCCAGTCAAATTCTTAGGATTATTCAAAGAATTTCCCTTGAATCCTTTCTTATTCTCAGCATTATTCTGTACATTGAAGTGCACCTCAGGCAGTGGAGCAGAGCCCGGGGGGCGCTGTTTTGCATTCTTTAAAGAAAGCTCATGGTGTCTTTCTGCCTGAGTCAATGTATGTATAAGCAGAGAATGTTTCTGGAAATTGTTAGCGTGATACTGTTGAGTCAGTATCCTGTCCTCCGGAAGCATAGTTGATAGAgttttctctatcttctctgcCTCTGTTGGCTCTTATTCGCAAAACTTCAACCTGGAGCAAATGTTATGAACAGCATGGTTGTATTCTGCCACAGTTTTAAAGTCCTGTAGGCATAAATGTACCCACTCATAATTAGCCTCAGGCCAAATGAGTTCCTTTTGCTGATCATAACGCTCTTTAAGAGCTTTCCAAAGATTGAGAGGGCTCGTCTCTAACATGTATTCATGTTTGAGATCCTTGTGAATGTAGAGCCTCAGAAGGAAAAGGGCTGTATTTAACTTCCTGTTCTCAATTGGCGGGTCCCCATCATTGGGTTCCTCAATTGTATTTAAAATCCCCGAGAggcaaaattgattttgatatcaGAAGCCCAGATGGGATAGTTAGTCCCATCGAGGGCGAGTTCGTCGAACTCTTTTGTTGCCATGTCCCTACAATCATGGTTAACATTATCAATTTACAgaggtaaattaataaaaacatgatattaAGGTTGTAATCTCATTGCGAAATGTAAGACTTCATATTTTGTAATGTTTCGAAAAGATGCAGGTAATAGACCTGGCAATTTGAGTTAGAACTTGAAATTAGGTGGCACAATGTGGATAATCTCCAAGTGATTAAACAGTGGAGTAGATCTCTTAATAGTGGACAAGTAATACTTGCTGCCTAAAACATGGTCTCCAGGCAAATATATTCTGGTGAATATACCACAGCCAATGTTTTGGACTCCACTACCTTGTGCTCaaccaaatttcaaataatctcatttttcaaaacatattcTCGGAAAGTAAACACATGTGGGTAATCATCGTGAGATGTAGACCTCTGTGAGATGGGCGAGATGCTCGCTGCCTAGGTTATGACCAGTGCGGCCAATTTGTATGACTCCATCGGgtaatcatctcaaaatgtagaCCACTTGATGATGGACGAGATACTCGCTGCCTAAGTTATGGTCACGATGACCAAAGTATAGGACTCCAtcaacatgtgattaatttccAAGTCAAATTGTGAAGTGGaacatgcattaaatcctccTTTAATTATGTTGTAcataattaagtaattaagagaatttgctaattcaaagtacaaaatttataatattttgtaaattaataaagCGAGAAAGTAGAGCGTGTCTTGAAATAATATGCAAAAGACATGTTATTAAGACAACAAATAAATTTAGTGAAACAGGGTATTTAAATAAACACCTATGTTAATTAACACATAACATCAGTGGTCTATAGGACCATTACATAATAATGTGAAGAACTGATGAACTGTTTCCactaaattacataaaacatagGGACTAAAATGTTAATTGCTgctgaaaataaaattaaaactaaatttaaatgGTAAATTGGGTGGTGGGCCGAAATCTAAAGAATTCGGCCCACCACCGTGTGGCACAGGCCGATAGGCTAGGGGGGCGGTGGGCCGGCCCATCCGGCCTGGCAATAAAGGGGCACGGGGTGGGGACCCTAACCGCCCCCACGatttcgtcgccgccgccctgttcgccgccgccccccccccccccccccccccgccgctgACGTCGCCGTGTGGAATGCCGCCGACACCGTCCTGGGGCGCCACCGACATCGCCGAGGTGCGCTGCCGACGCCGagttcgccgccactgcctccaTTTCCACCGCCGCCACACGCCGCCACCAttcgccgcccaccgccatcgccatccaccattcgccgcccgccgccgtcgccatccaccaccactgccgccacggccgccccTCCGTCTGCCGGCGGTTGTCTGGCCGGATTAGGCCGACGGCTCCCGATCCTCGTCGGAGTCGGCAGCCGGCTGAGCCCGGACGCCATTCCCCGGCACCCTGGTAGGGAGTGTACAGCTAGGAGAGCCATGGGGAACGGCGATGAAGGTGTGGCAGAGGCCGGGACTGCGAGCGGCGGCTTCACCGGCGTGACGACAAGACGAGGATGGATTGAAGAAGGGCGGCTCCCCCGTGCGCGTAGCCAGGGTACCGGTCCGGCCCGACCCCGGTGGCGCCGGAGTGGGGGAACGGCGTCGGTGTCGACTTGGtgtcggtggaggtg
The Oryza glaberrima chromosome 8, OglaRS2, whole genome shotgun sequence DNA segment above includes these coding regions:
- the LOC127783052 gene encoding uncharacterized protein LOC127783052, whose protein sequence is MDGSGDTARRAMRSSPGDGVAAATINRSSTTSTDTKSTPTPFPHSGATGVGPDRKLNTALFLLRLYIHKDLKHEYMLETSPLNLWKALKERYDQQKELIWPEANYEWVEVLRIRANRGREDRENSINYASGGQDTDSTRPPGSAPLPEVHFNVQNNAENKKGFKGNSLNNPKNLTGKRKCNNRRKFKGRKKGKGKGKAPQPRSNGKKHCNRCGSNTHVAKDCHISKHLVLLYQKSLKDKKSSENPRFEAHFNLTNEERPEVASSHQAPVEPESNLNVLPEDVAPLSVMDDMFIEYCSTDPLEDLQ